A single Carassius carassius chromosome 3, fCarCar2.1, whole genome shotgun sequence DNA region contains:
- the acp2 gene encoding lysosomal acid phosphatase, with translation MEFCFLIVAFLFAFSLSSGERTLKFVTVLYRHGDRSPIKSYPTDPYKESDWPQGFGQLSREGMKQHFELGRFLKKRYTGFLSEDYDRHEIFIRSTDVDRTLMSAEANLAGMFPPNGSEVFNPDLKWQPIPVHTVPADEEKLLSFPLDDCPRYTQLMNETEKTDFFLNMTETYKAFIEMVKNKTGLEKTNIETVWSVYDTLFCEAKHGMRPPDWVTSSVMETLKVLKNFGFQIMFGVYKRKEKCRLQGGLLLDQIIKNLSNAAALDSKQKVKMMVYSAHDTTVVALQEALNVFNGLQAPYASCHLFELHQEENGTFSVEMFYRNDTNVSEPYPLSLPGCPQRCPLQDFVNLTREVIPQDRNKECQIKKEPTDTEVIIGLAVCGCLLFLLILLLFVMLCRLKEPTAGYSHVINESDS, from the exons CTTTATCGTCATGGGGACAGATCTCCAATCAAGTCCTATCCAACTGATCCCTATAAGGAGAGTGACTGGCCCCAGGGGTTTGGACAGCTCTCTCGG GAGGGTATGAAGCAGCATTTTGAACTGGGTCGGTTTTTAAAGAAACGGTACACAGGATTCCTGAGTGAGGACTATGACCGGCATGAG ATATTCATAAGAAGCACAGATGTTGACCGCACTCTGATGAGTGCAGAAGCGAACCTGGCTGGCATGTTCCCACCTAATGGTTCTGAGGTGTTTAATCCAGATTTGAAATGGCAACCAATACCTGTTCACACTGTCCCAGCAGATGAAGAGAAG CTGCTTTCATTCCCTCTGGATGACTGTCCACGTTACACACAGTTAATGAACGAGACTGAAAAAACTGACTTTTTTCTTAACATGACTGAAACCTACAAG GCCTTCATAGAGATGGTGAAAAATAAAACAGGACTGGAGAAAACCAACATTGAGACAGTTTGGAGTGTGTATGACACATTGTTCTGTGAG GCAAAGCACGGGATGCGACCACCAGACTGGGTGACTTCGAGTGTGATGGAGACGCTAAAGGTGTTAAAGAACTTTGGTTTTCAGATTATGTTTGGAGTCTACAAGAGAAAGGAGAAGTGCAGACTTCAGGGAG GCCTGCTGTTAGATCAGATCATTAAGAATCTCTCAAATGCAGCAGCACTGGACTCTAAACAGAAAGTGAAGATGATGGTATACTCCGCA CATGACACAACAGTCGTAGCCCTACAGGAAGCTCTGAATGTTTTTAATGGTCTGCAGGCACCTTATGCCTCGTGTCATCTATTTGAACTTCACCAGGAAGAGAACGG GACATTTTCAGTGGAGATGTTTTATCGCAATGACACTAATGTGTCTGAGCCGTACCCTCTGTCTTTACCGGGCTGTCCCCAGCGCTGCCCCCTACAGGACTTTGTGAACCTCACACGTGAAGTCATCCCACAAGACAGGAATAAAGAGTGTCAGATAAAGAAGGAACCCACAGACACTG AGGTCATCATCGGGCTGGCCGTGTGTGGATGTCTTCTCTTCCTCCTGATACTGCTGCTGTTTGTAATGCTATGCCGTCTAAAAGAGCCCACGGCTGGCTACAGTCATGTCATAAACGAGAGTGACTCCTGA